A region of Pseudarthrobacter sp. NIBRBAC000502770 DNA encodes the following proteins:
- a CDS encoding HNH endonuclease family protein — protein sequence MTAVAALLLVGPLAGCDSVAHAIEGIGSAPNNSAGHPSGGGSASEAAQALVQLESIPVKGRAPKTGYTRDEFGPAWADTDHNGCDTRNDILARDLTGETFKPGTNNCVVVSGTLADKYTGTTIQFVRGQDTSADIQIDHIVPLSDAWQKGAQQLSADQRKELANDPLNLMAADGPTNSAKGDKDAATWLPPNKAFRCEYVERQTAVKAKHNLWVTPAEHDALAGVLKNCQ from the coding sequence TTGACCGCTGTCGCCGCCCTCCTCCTGGTTGGGCCGCTTGCTGGTTGTGACTCTGTCGCCCATGCCATTGAGGGCATCGGATCTGCTCCAAATAACTCTGCGGGCCACCCGAGCGGCGGTGGCTCTGCCAGTGAAGCAGCCCAGGCTCTCGTCCAGCTTGAGAGCATCCCGGTCAAGGGCCGAGCCCCAAAGACTGGTTACACCCGCGATGAGTTCGGACCCGCCTGGGCCGATACGGACCACAACGGTTGCGACACCCGCAATGACATCCTCGCCCGCGACCTGACCGGGGAGACGTTCAAGCCTGGCACCAACAACTGCGTCGTCGTGTCAGGCACTCTTGCGGACAAGTACACCGGGACCACTATTCAATTCGTCCGGGGACAGGACACCAGCGCGGACATCCAGATCGACCACATCGTTCCACTCAGCGATGCGTGGCAGAAAGGTGCCCAGCAGCTGAGCGCGGATCAGCGCAAGGAACTCGCGAACGACCCGCTGAACCTCATGGCAGCCGACGGACCCACCAACAGCGCTAAGGGCGACAAAGACGCAGCCACCTGGCTTCCCCCGAACAAAGCCTTCCGATGCGAATACGTGGAGCGGCAAACCGCCGTCAAGGCCAAACACAACCTCTGGGTTACGCCGGCCGAGCATGACGCCCTCGCGGGCGTCCTGAAGAATTGCCAGTAG
- a CDS encoding phage major capsid protein: protein MRGPTRSSIAVPAGRAVLGDWPQPQVIVREDATLALGRSGESFTKNLVTMRLEGRFGFAMKRPNAFVDVALAG, encoded by the coding sequence GTGAGAGGTCCCACGCGTTCTTCCATCGCGGTCCCGGCCGGTAGAGCGGTCTTAGGCGACTGGCCGCAACCCCAGGTCATCGTCCGGGAAGACGCAACTCTGGCCTTGGGACGGTCCGGGGAAAGCTTCACCAAGAACCTCGTCACCATGAGGCTCGAGGGACGCTTCGGGTTCGCGATGAAGCGGCCGAACGCGTTCGTAGACGTCGCGCTGGCCGGCTAG